TGTTGCGGTTAGAGGCCCCTCACTCGACCTCTGAGACCCTCGCTTAGAGGTGTAATTTCACAGAGAGGACATGTATGTCAACTAGGTCACGTACACTTCCAACATTTAAAGCAGTTAATTTATCATGTAAACTACATCAATCATGAATATGTTGTTgccttaaaataaatatcaacacactgtaaaaaagaaactACATATTTTCCAGATTACAGAACCTATTGAGTTACACAAATCCCCCAAATGTTGTCCCAACTAGTTAAACAACATTTCatattaaacaatatttatgaAACATTTTGCTGTTTGCTGTCTTTATTAAAACTTTTGTTGGTGTTTTGTAATTATTGTTAGTTACTTGTTGTTAAGAGCTCATTTCTTTGTCACCGTTGTCACCGTTCCTGAGGTTTGTGTGTCCAGTGTTGAGGTCCTGAATATGTTTGCTTTTTAGGACGATTGCTCCTTCACAAACAAAGATAGCATGGTTCATTTAACATATTAAGTGTCCTATAAGAATAATATGTACAACTATCAAAATGATAGATCAATTTATTGTGATACTAATTGAAAATTTGCTGAACAAGAAATATGTAGTAGTCTTGGTGATTTTTTGTTGGTTGAATGAGGAATTTTGCACGAACAAATTTAGATTGAAAAAACATAGTGTTACTTAGGGGTTGAGAGAACTTAAAAATCTTAATGCATCAAGTCGCTttgaattttaactttttaactcaacagtttatattttacagtgttGACATGTCAGTTTCTGATCATCTATCATAATAAGTTACATATTGAGGATAAGCTACTATTGCATAAGGGATCTAAAGATTAAACAATATTGACATTCAGCTAAGCTAAACTGTGGCACTTAatgaaaagtaatgttttcAATACCGAAAGAACAATTCATGTGAAGTTTCTTTGCAAAATCCAATGGATATaatgaataaaagcattacaaAGAACTATAAATGAATGTTTCTAAATGCTATGCCAGCTTTTCATGGCAAAATCCAGGTTAAAATGTAATAGAAGATAGAGcatgaataataataacaatgtgTGGATAACCTTGCCCGCTGGCCCTGGTACGTTTAGTCCGAGGTCATTCAGGAGGACGTGTCTGGATGTACTGTTTGATAGTTTCAACAATAGTTGAAACCTCTGCCATGGCACCTTTACCTGTGAATGTAAGACGAGCCAAAACATAAGAAATGctaattaaattaatcaaagcCTGTCAGATAACATCTGTTTGATGTTCAGTTTACGAATAATGCTTGAGTGACTTTCACACACtgatgagaatttttttttatctgttccATTCTCCCTTATCAATGCAATTGCCTCGTAAAAACACATTCTTGGAAGATACCTTCTTCTCCACAGACAAGTTTTTTGGCAATGCATGGTATCTCAACATAGCCAAAGCCTTTAAGTGTGGCCACTTGCTGTGCAGTGATAGGGTGATTCCACATGGCTGTGTTCATTGCAGGACAGAAGAGCAAAGGACGGCTGGTGTCCCAGGCCCGCACTACACAGGTCTGTCATGGACAAAATGGGTAAGCATAGTTATATAATAAGTGATACATAGAATAAAATCCAAACAAAAATGCCCAAcgatgtaataataatacattaccTACCAAAAGGTTGTCACATATTCCACTGGCGATTTTGCCAAGTGTGTTGGCATCCAGTGGCGCAATCACTAATACATCTGCCCACCGTCTAAGTTCAATATGTAGCACAGGGTCCGAGCGTTTTGTCCATATCTAGCATAGAAATATAAGGAAAGCCTTTCATATCTTCTCTGAAAAATCAGGTCAGTTTATGTACTGATGTAACGCCACAGCAGGAAACAATATAatgttgttgtttgattaatgaAAATGCATCTTTTCCTCTTCAAAGGCTGCACTGACCTCCCACTCATCCTTATCTCTGTACACACAAACAGGGACTTCGCTGATATCGAAAAAATGAGTTGCATGGTCTGTGGTGACCACACGTACATCAACCTagagaacagaacagaacaaagATTTGTTCAACTCCCATGAAATCTTTTAACCATGACTGATATTTgacataaataaatcaaatatatatatgatgcaaaaacttgtgaaaatgagatccaggcagtagataaagttgatgaaaaatgatttattcattacaattaaatttagcctcacacgcaaactttaatcgataatgaaaatacttaataaaaccaaaaggtaaaataaccatCACAAAGTATTagtcaatagttaataatacaatttagagtattgtaaaatccagagtattgtatctaatagatgaagatcaaaaagagcaataattaagacatttgcagataagagacaagaagcagaagccaaggagagcaaaggagggaaaaagctgaattatcaATGAGCCGGTCAGCTTTATACCATGAGCATATAGGGAAATTTACATCCCACACAAACGGATGTTTTTGTTAAAAGGAAAGGTTAAATGGTTTTACCCAATGTCAAAAATAGATATGAGTTGTTTTGACCCCCTTTGGGAATTTTGCAAATCTTACCCTTTTATACGTCATCACGAGaaataacagacatattttgatcaGATTCAAATGAGCAATAATTCTAAAAAACACCACTTCTGCCGTATTTGGCAGGCATCCAAtgtctaaccacaaacgtgtcagcgtgacctgtcacactagaacacttgaagaacaattgaacaTAGCAAtctcaaatataaaataaccgtaagggtacaataacaagtaaatacttgaaaatatgataagaaTTAATCTATAGAGTAgaagtacataaatatatgaaagcaaaagtaaaactgataaatcataagccataaatgattaaaaataaatattaataaaagtgcatgaatatgaatattgaccatttcggATCCACCAATATATGATCAATTTATTTGTaagccaaataaataaatggacacATTAAAAACACTATCATGTTTTGAATATCCTCcactttattaattttaaaggacaaaaatgaaaacatccaCTCAAACTAAAAGAGCTAAATTAAATTCACCCCTATTTTCACTTAATTGTGATAAAACAAATCTAATTTCAAAATTTGAGTTTATTATTTACTCAGTaaaccctggaccacaaaaccagtcataagtcgcacaggtatatttgtagcaatagccaacaaaacattgtatgggtcaaaattataattttttcttttatgccaaaaatcattaggatattaagtaaagatcatgttccatgaagatattttgtaaatttcctaccgtaaatatatatggaaaaaaaatatttttgtgagtgaaTATGCATTCCATATGCATGCAaaattccagattttcaaaaagTTGTATCTGGGCCAAATATAATCCTATCCTACAAACCATAGATCAAttgaaagcttatttattcagctttcagatcaTGTAAAAACCTCCGTTTCAAATAATTTATCATTATGAGTGGTTTTGTGGTCTGGGATCACATTAAAATAACTCGTAATGTTCAAACAAATAGCACTCTCTAGTGGATAAACATGTTTAATGAAAATGACATTGGAGGACATTGTGAACTCGGCTACAGCAGTGGCGCTGTCAGCTTAAATCATGAATATAGTCTGAACTGCTGGAATATAAATACACTTACCCCTGGAATCTCAAGTAGTTGTGTTACCAACAAAGGCGCCTTGAGTGCTGCTACACTGCCAGTCAAACCGACCAGAACATGACATTTTGTACTATTTGTTTGCAGTTCTAGT
The nucleotide sequence above comes from Chanodichthys erythropterus isolate Z2021 chromosome 7, ASM2448905v1, whole genome shotgun sequence. Encoded proteins:
- the ppcdc gene encoding phosphopantothenoylcysteine decarboxylase, coding for MQQQDSDSDHKQLELQTNSTKCHVLVGLTGSVAALKAPLLVTQLLEIPGVDVRVVTTDHATHFFDISEVPVCVYRDKDEWEIWTKRSDPVLHIELRRWADVLVIAPLDANTLGKIASGICDNLLTCVVRAWDTSRPLLFCPAMNTAMWNHPITAQQVATLKGFGYVEIPCIAKKLVCGEEGKGAMAEVSTIVETIKQYIQTRPPE